One Streptomyces sp. NBC_01217 genomic region harbors:
- a CDS encoding dihydrodipicolinate synthase family protein, translated as MTIHLPQGPYEPRTTPLDLAPGGAPLASRTVFSAAHVVADPYADISPDSPAAVDWDATLAFRRHLWSHGLGVAEAMDTAQRGMGLDWAGAAELIRRSAAEAKAVGGRIACGVGTDQLPAGPASLSGVRSAYEEQLTLAEDSGAQAILMASRALAATANGPEDYLETYAHLLRQASEPVVLHWLGPMFDPALEGYWGSTDLDAATDTFLKVIAEHPDKVDGIKISLLDAEREIDVRRRLPGGVRCYTGDDFNYPELIAGDDRGFSHALLGIFDPLGPLAAHAVRVLDTGNVQGFRDLLDPTVELSRHLFQAPTRFYKTGVVLLAWLAGHQDHFTMVGALQSARSLPHLAKAYELADRLGLFPDPELAESRMRALLAVNGGTR; from the coding sequence GTGACCATCCACCTCCCGCAGGGCCCCTACGAACCCCGCACCACCCCGCTCGACCTCGCCCCCGGCGGGGCGCCCCTCGCCTCGCGTACGGTCTTCTCCGCGGCCCATGTCGTCGCCGACCCGTACGCCGACATCAGCCCCGACTCACCGGCCGCCGTCGACTGGGACGCCACCCTCGCCTTCCGCCGCCACCTCTGGTCGCACGGCCTCGGCGTCGCCGAGGCCATGGACACCGCCCAGCGCGGCATGGGCCTGGACTGGGCGGGCGCGGCCGAACTGATCCGCCGTTCCGCCGCCGAGGCGAAGGCGGTCGGCGGCCGCATCGCCTGCGGCGTCGGCACCGACCAGCTCCCCGCCGGACCCGCTTCCCTCTCCGGGGTGCGGTCCGCGTACGAGGAGCAGCTCACCCTCGCCGAGGACAGCGGCGCCCAAGCCATCCTGATGGCCTCCCGCGCGCTGGCCGCCACCGCGAACGGCCCCGAGGACTACCTGGAGACGTACGCGCACCTCCTGCGCCAGGCCTCGGAACCGGTCGTCCTGCACTGGCTGGGCCCGATGTTCGACCCGGCGCTGGAGGGCTACTGGGGTTCGACGGACCTCGACGCCGCAACCGACACGTTCCTGAAGGTCATCGCCGAGCACCCGGACAAGGTCGACGGCATCAAGATCTCCCTCCTCGACGCCGAGCGCGAGATCGACGTACGCCGCCGTCTGCCCGGCGGGGTGCGCTGCTACACCGGCGACGACTTCAACTACCCCGAGCTGATCGCGGGCGACGACCGGGGCTTCAGCCACGCCCTGCTCGGCATCTTCGACCCGCTGGGCCCGCTGGCCGCCCACGCGGTACGGGTCCTGGACACGGGGAACGTCCAGGGCTTCCGGGACCTCCTCGACCCCACGGTCGAACTCTCCCGCCACCTCTTCCAGGCACCCACCCGCTTCTACAAGACGGGTGTGGTCCTCCTGGCCTGGCTGGCCGGCCACCAGGACCACTTCACGATGGTCGGCGCCCTGCAGTCCGCCCGCTCGCTGCCGCACCTGGCGAAGGCGTACGAACTCGCGGACCGGCTGGGCCTGTTCCCCGACCCGGAGCTGGCCGAATCCCGGATGCGCGCCCTGCTCGCGGTCAACGGAGGCACACGATGA
- a CDS encoding Gfo/Idh/MocA family protein codes for MTRRTVRIAMNGVTGRMGHRQHLVRSILAIREQGGLDLGDGDVLWPEPVLVGRRAHALEELAAQHGLTEWSTDLDAVLADDSIDIYFDAQVTSARVEAIKKAIAAGKHIYTEKPTATDVEGALDLARLARDAGIKHGVVQDKIFLPGLLKLKRLIDGGFFGEILSVRGEFGYWVFEGDWQEAQRPSWNYRAEDGGGIVVDMFPHWEYVLHELFGRVSTVQAHVQTHIPQRWDERGKPYAATADDAAYGIFQLESGAVAQINSSWTVRVNRDELVEFQVDGTHGSAVAGLRNCRVQHRSATPKPVWNPDLPVTEPFRDQWQEVPDNAVFDNGFKAQWELFLRHVALDEPYTWDLMAGARGVQLAELGLKSSAEGRRFDVPELTL; via the coding sequence GTGACACGCAGGACAGTGCGCATCGCCATGAACGGCGTCACGGGTCGCATGGGACACCGGCAGCACCTGGTGCGCTCGATCCTCGCGATCCGCGAGCAGGGCGGCCTCGATCTCGGCGACGGCGACGTGCTGTGGCCCGAGCCCGTCCTGGTCGGCCGCCGGGCCCACGCGCTGGAGGAACTCGCCGCACAGCACGGCCTGACAGAGTGGTCGACCGACCTCGACGCGGTCCTCGCGGACGACAGCATCGACATCTACTTCGACGCCCAGGTCACCTCGGCCCGCGTCGAGGCGATCAAGAAGGCGATCGCCGCGGGCAAGCACATCTACACCGAGAAGCCCACCGCCACGGACGTCGAAGGAGCCCTGGACCTGGCCCGCCTGGCCCGTGACGCCGGGATCAAGCACGGCGTCGTCCAGGACAAGATCTTCCTGCCGGGCCTGCTGAAGCTCAAGCGCCTCATCGACGGCGGCTTCTTCGGCGAGATCCTCTCCGTACGCGGCGAGTTCGGCTACTGGGTCTTCGAGGGCGACTGGCAGGAGGCCCAGCGCCCGTCCTGGAACTACCGCGCCGAGGACGGCGGCGGCATCGTCGTCGACATGTTCCCGCACTGGGAGTACGTGCTCCACGAGCTGTTCGGCCGGGTCTCCACCGTCCAGGCGCACGTCCAGACGCACATCCCGCAGCGCTGGGACGAGCGGGGGAAGCCGTACGCCGCAACCGCCGACGACGCCGCGTACGGCATCTTCCAGCTGGAGAGCGGCGCCGTCGCGCAGATCAACTCCTCCTGGACGGTGCGCGTCAACCGCGACGAACTCGTCGAGTTCCAGGTCGACGGAACGCACGGCTCCGCCGTCGCGGGCCTGCGCAACTGCCGCGTCCAGCACCGCTCGGCCACCCCCAAGCCGGTCTGGAACCCGGACCTCCCGGTCACCGAGCCGTTCCGCGACCAGTGGCAGGAAGTCCCCGACAACGCCGTCTTCGACAACGGCTTCAAGGCCCAGTGGGAACTCTTCCTGCGCCACGTCGCGCTCGACGAGCCGTACACCTGGGACCTGATGGCCGGCGCCCGCGGCGTGCAGCTGGCCGAACTGGGCCTGAAGTCCTCCGCGGAGGGCCGCCGCTTCGACGTACCGGAGCTGACGCTGTGA
- a CDS encoding LacI family DNA-binding transcriptional regulator → MTVTLADVAARARVSPATVSRVLNGNYPVAASTRERVLRAVDDLDYVLNGPASSLAAATSDLVGILVNDIADPFFGIMAGAAQTEIGGPGDGSGRAGGEKLAVVCNTGGSPERELTYLTLLQRQRAAAVVLTGGAVEDPAHQAAMAAKLAKLADAGTRVVLCGRPPLPDSEAVVAALVFDNRGGGRRLTEHLLSLGHRRIGYVAGPPERTTTRHRLEGHRDAMRAAGIVGDGRGTKGSPSAYDEDRLTVHGPYDRRSGYDATLELLRREPEVTAIVAANDTVALGASAAIRDRGLRIPEDISVAGFDDLPFSVDAVPALTTVRLPLFEAGARAGRLAMGKEPPPPGGIATIPAELMVRGSTAPPRG, encoded by the coding sequence ATGACAGTCACCCTGGCGGATGTGGCGGCCCGCGCCCGGGTGTCCCCGGCCACCGTCTCCCGCGTGCTGAACGGCAACTACCCGGTGGCCGCATCCACCCGGGAGCGGGTGCTGCGCGCGGTGGACGATCTGGACTATGTGCTCAACGGGCCCGCGAGTTCGCTGGCGGCGGCCACGTCCGACCTGGTCGGCATCCTGGTCAACGACATCGCCGACCCGTTCTTCGGGATCATGGCGGGAGCGGCGCAGACCGAGATCGGCGGGCCCGGGGACGGTTCGGGCCGGGCGGGCGGCGAGAAGCTCGCCGTCGTGTGCAACACCGGCGGCTCCCCCGAGCGTGAGCTCACCTATCTCACCCTGCTCCAGCGCCAGCGCGCCGCGGCCGTCGTCCTGACCGGTGGCGCCGTGGAGGACCCGGCGCACCAGGCGGCGATGGCCGCCAAACTGGCGAAACTCGCGGACGCGGGCACCCGGGTGGTGCTGTGCGGGCGGCCCCCGCTGCCGGACAGCGAGGCGGTCGTGGCCGCGCTCGTCTTCGACAACCGGGGCGGCGGACGCCGGCTCACCGAGCATCTGCTCTCGCTCGGCCACCGGCGGATCGGCTATGTCGCGGGCCCGCCGGAGCGGACGACGACCCGCCACCGCCTCGAAGGCCACCGCGACGCGATGAGGGCGGCGGGCATCGTCGGCGACGGGAGGGGCACGAAGGGGAGCCCGAGCGCGTACGACGAGGATCGCCTCACCGTCCACGGCCCCTACGACCGCCGCTCCGGCTACGACGCCACCCTCGAACTCCTGCGCCGCGAACCTGAGGTGACGGCGATCGTCGCCGCCAACGACACGGTGGCGCTGGGCGCGAGCGCGGCGATCCGCGACCGCGGTCTGCGTATCCCCGAGGACATCTCGGTGGCGGGCTTCGACGATCTGCCGTTCTCGGTGGACGCGGTCCCGGCGCTGACGACCGTACGGCTGCCGCTCTTCGAGGCGGGCGCGCGGGCGGGCCGGCTGGCGATGGGCAAGGAGCCGCCGCCTCCGGGGGGCATCGCGACGATTCCGGCGGAACTGATGGTGCGGGGGTCCACGGCGCCACCGCGGGGGTGA
- a CDS encoding Uma2 family endonuclease — protein sequence MTTTSMDTASAWDALDGAHLPRGYRVEITDGKITMTPRGENQWNVILEAAPQIEQQLADHGDILSDVMIDFPSSLYGYAPDLAIIAPGSERNSRGRFEWHSLEAVLEVVSKSTQDNDFSKKFRMYAECGIPVYVIIDPSTGSCTVYRHPTRTGTYSDADEVPFGQDLVLPLEGRDIVVTTDGFPVTDGSSR from the coding sequence ATGACGACCACGAGCATGGACACAGCAAGCGCCTGGGACGCGCTGGACGGTGCCCACCTGCCCCGCGGCTACCGCGTCGAGATCACGGACGGGAAGATCACCATGACGCCGCGGGGCGAGAACCAGTGGAACGTCATCCTTGAGGCGGCCCCGCAGATCGAGCAGCAGCTCGCCGACCACGGCGACATCCTCTCGGACGTGATGATCGACTTCCCGTCCAGCCTGTACGGCTACGCCCCCGATCTCGCCATCATCGCTCCTGGCTCCGAGCGCAACAGCCGCGGGCGGTTCGAGTGGCACAGTCTGGAGGCAGTGCTGGAAGTCGTGTCCAAGAGCACGCAGGACAACGACTTCAGCAAGAAGTTCCGGATGTACGCCGAGTGCGGCATCCCCGTCTACGTGATCATCGACCCGTCGACCGGATCCTGCACCGTGTACCGGCACCCGACCCGTACCGGTACCTACAGCGACGCAGACGAGGTGCCCTTCGGGCAGGATCTCGTGCTCCCGCTCGAAGGCCGGGACATCGTCGTCACCACGGACGGATTCCCCGTCACGGACGGCTCCTCACGCTGA
- a CDS encoding sugar phosphate isomerase/epimerase family protein → MKLAFSTLGVPGLPVADVVRLAAEHGYQGVELRAHPEEPVHPGISTLERAAVVDEFKRGGVEILTVAGYVRIAAGGDDRAVLDELAGLVELAHDLGAGNVRVFPGGGGQDPAVADATAVRRLAAAAPHAAGAGVRILLETHDSHRAGADAARVVGAVGHGQVGALWDIMHTWLAGEEPAASHAVLAPHLGYVQVKDIASADDVAPLPLGAGVLPLGACLDTLDPDGWVCWEYEKRWHPGAAELPGLLAAGREHLLRLDTPRA, encoded by the coding sequence GTGAAGCTCGCTTTCTCGACCCTCGGAGTGCCGGGGCTGCCGGTGGCCGACGTCGTGCGGCTCGCCGCGGAGCACGGCTATCAGGGGGTGGAACTGCGTGCCCATCCCGAGGAGCCGGTGCATCCGGGCATCTCGACGCTCGAACGGGCCGCTGTCGTCGATGAGTTCAAGAGGGGCGGCGTCGAGATCCTGACCGTGGCCGGGTACGTCCGCATCGCGGCCGGGGGGGACGACCGGGCCGTGCTGGACGAGCTCGCGGGGCTGGTCGAGCTGGCCCATGACCTGGGTGCGGGGAACGTCCGGGTCTTCCCGGGCGGCGGCGGCCAGGACCCGGCCGTGGCCGATGCGACCGCCGTACGCAGGCTGGCCGCCGCCGCTCCGCACGCCGCCGGCGCGGGCGTACGCATCCTGCTCGAAACCCATGACTCGCACCGGGCGGGCGCCGATGCGGCCAGGGTCGTCGGGGCGGTCGGGCACGGGCAGGTCGGTGCGCTGTGGGACATCATGCACACCTGGCTGGCGGGCGAGGAACCGGCCGCCAGCCATGCGGTGCTGGCCCCGCACCTGGGCTACGTACAGGTGAAGGACATCGCCTCGGCGGACGACGTCGCCCCGCTGCCCCTCGGCGCCGGGGTGCTGCCGCTGGGGGCCTGTCTGGACACGCTGGACCCGGACGGCTGGGTCTGCTGGGAGTACGAGAAGCGGTGGCATCCGGGGGCGGCGGAGCTACCGGGGCTGCTGGCCGCCGGCCGGGAGCATCTGCTGCGGCTGGATACACCCAGGGCGTAG
- a CDS encoding EamA family transporter: MRPLHIALAALVAAVWGVNFVVIEVGLGHFPPLLFSALRFLVAALPAVFFVGRPKVAWKWIVGVGLVLGVAKFGLLFIGMDRGMPAGLSSLVLQVQAVFTALFAALVLGERPGRIRVLGMGVALAGIGVAAVDEGASGPVLAFVLVIAAAACWGVSNVLTRRAAPPDSLNFMVWVSTVPVLPLLGLSLLFEGWDRDADALAALDWSGVGIVVYVAWITTVFGFGAWGFLLRHHPASSVAPFTLLVPVFGMSSAALLLGESVSPLRWCAAALLVGGVALTSLAGARRARAAAPEAPEAPEPRPVRA; this comes from the coding sequence ATGCGTCCCCTTCACATCGCCCTTGCCGCTCTGGTGGCCGCCGTCTGGGGTGTCAATTTCGTCGTCATCGAGGTCGGCCTCGGGCACTTCCCGCCGCTGCTCTTCTCCGCCCTGCGCTTCCTGGTCGCCGCGCTGCCCGCGGTGTTCTTCGTAGGCCGGCCCAAGGTCGCCTGGAAGTGGATCGTGGGCGTCGGACTCGTCCTGGGAGTGGCGAAGTTCGGACTGCTGTTCATCGGGATGGACCGCGGAATGCCCGCAGGTCTCTCCTCCCTCGTGCTCCAGGTCCAGGCGGTCTTCACGGCCCTCTTCGCGGCGCTCGTGCTGGGCGAACGGCCGGGGAGAATACGGGTATTGGGGATGGGAGTGGCCCTGGCGGGCATCGGAGTGGCCGCGGTCGACGAGGGTGCGAGCGGGCCCGTGCTCGCCTTCGTCCTGGTGATCGCGGCGGCGGCCTGCTGGGGCGTGTCCAACGTACTGACCCGCAGGGCCGCGCCGCCCGACTCCCTCAACTTCATGGTCTGGGTCTCGACCGTGCCCGTGCTCCCGCTGCTCGGCCTCTCCCTCCTCTTCGAGGGCTGGGACCGCGACGCCGACGCACTGGCCGCGCTCGACTGGAGCGGCGTCGGGATCGTCGTCTACGTCGCCTGGATCACCACCGTCTTCGGCTTCGGGGCCTGGGGCTTCCTGCTGCGCCACCACCCGGCCTCGTCGGTGGCGCCGTTCACCCTGCTCGTCCCGGTCTTCGGGATGTCGTCGGCCGCGCTGCTGCTGGGCGAGTCGGTGAGCCCGCTGCGGTGGTGCGCGGCGGCGCTGCTGGTCGGCGGGGTGGCGCTCACCTCGCTGGCGGGGGCGCGGCGGGCACGCGCCGCCGCGCCGGAGGCACCCGAGGCGCCGGAACCGCGGCCGGTACGGGCCTGA
- a CDS encoding LysR family transcriptional regulator produces the protein MLDLSRLRALHAISVHGSVAGAAAALGYTPSAVSQQITKLERETRTTLLERRGRGVALTEEALHLAATAQQLLAIVERAETTLEERRGLPTGRLSIGAFASAARGLLPGVLAELDRDHPALEVRLTEVDPHLSVDLVAKGVIDLAVAHDWDIAPLPAPDGVAQAVIGDDLCDLLVPEGHRLAGRDAVRREELAKERWICQPPGTVCHDWLVRTLRTAGYEPDIRHQAEENHTQLALLAAGLGVALIPRLGRGPLPAGVVAVPLDPVPVRRLYALWRTEAARRPAITAAVSALQAHGDTAGLR, from the coding sequence GTGCTTGATCTGTCCAGGCTGCGCGCACTGCACGCCATCTCCGTCCACGGCTCCGTCGCGGGCGCCGCCGCCGCGCTCGGCTACACCCCGTCGGCGGTCTCGCAGCAGATCACCAAGCTGGAGCGGGAGACCCGTACGACGCTCCTGGAACGCCGCGGGCGCGGTGTCGCGCTGACCGAGGAGGCGCTCCATCTCGCCGCCACGGCCCAGCAGTTGCTGGCGATCGTGGAGCGCGCGGAGACCACGCTGGAGGAGCGCAGGGGGCTGCCGACCGGGCGGCTCTCGATCGGCGCGTTCGCATCCGCGGCACGCGGGCTGCTGCCCGGCGTACTGGCGGAGCTGGACCGGGACCATCCGGCCCTGGAGGTCCGGCTGACCGAGGTCGATCCGCATCTCTCGGTCGACCTGGTGGCCAAGGGCGTCATCGATCTGGCGGTCGCGCACGACTGGGACATTGCCCCGCTGCCCGCCCCCGACGGCGTGGCGCAGGCGGTGATCGGTGACGACCTGTGCGACCTGCTGGTGCCCGAGGGCCACCGGCTCGCGGGGCGCGACGCGGTGCGGCGCGAGGAGCTGGCGAAGGAGCGGTGGATCTGCCAGCCGCCGGGGACGGTCTGCCACGACTGGCTCGTACGGACGCTGCGGACGGCGGGTTACGAGCCCGACATCCGGCACCAGGCGGAGGAGAACCACACCCAACTGGCCCTGCTCGCCGCCGGTCTCGGGGTCGCGCTCATCCCCCGGCTCGGGCGGGGGCCGCTGCCCGCGGGGGTGGTGGCGGTGCCGCTGGATCCCGTACCGGTGCGCAGGCTGTACGCGCTGTGGCGTACGGAGGCGGCCCGTCGGCCCGCGATCACGGCGGCGGTGTCGGCACTCCAGGCACACGGGGACACGGCGGGGCTGAGGTAG
- a CDS encoding glycoside hydrolase family 3 protein, with translation MPHRTSRRTLLTATAATAAAAVTGAATAPGAVAAQRSASGGHSGGHHTSAATTERLKRLISRMSLEEKVGQLFVMRVYGHSATEPDQADIDANLAEIGVRTAAEMIAEYHVGGIIYFAWAHNTRDPHQIADLSNGIQRAGLAGPTPLPLLISTDQEHGIVCRVGEPATLMPGAMALGAGGSRSDARRAGQIAGAELAAIGINQNYAPDADVNVNPANPVIGVRSFGADPQSVAGMVAAQVKGYQSSGIASTAKHFPGHGDTSTDSHTGLPVILHTREQWAELDEPPFRAAIAAGIDSIMTAHIVVPALDPAEDPATLSRPILTGILREELGYDGVVVTDSLGMEGVRTKYGDERVPVLALQAGVDQLLNPPSLDVSWNAVLAAVKSGEISEARIEESILRILRLKTKLGLFDDPFVSHRGVDRTVGTRAHLTAADRIAEHTTTLLANDGAVLPLSRRSHKNLLVVGADPASPSGTTGPPTTTLAGAFGELGYAATALSTGTAPSRAKIDEAVAAAQGKDAVIVGTYNVSATSSQRTLVSALAATGIPVITVAIRNPYDIARLAGTGFAANLATYSWTDVELRAAARVIAGRAEPEGTLPVPVQRADDPTQVLHPVGYGLTY, from the coding sequence GTGCCCCACCGCACCTCCAGACGCACCCTCCTCACCGCCACCGCCGCGACCGCCGCAGCAGCCGTGACCGGCGCGGCCACCGCCCCCGGCGCCGTCGCCGCCCAGAGGTCCGCGAGCGGCGGCCACAGCGGCGGGCACCACACCTCAGCCGCCACCACCGAGCGACTCAAGCGGCTCATCTCCCGGATGAGCCTGGAGGAGAAGGTCGGCCAGCTCTTCGTGATGCGCGTGTACGGGCACTCCGCGACCGAGCCCGACCAGGCCGACATCGACGCCAACCTGGCCGAGATCGGGGTCCGTACGGCTGCCGAGATGATCGCCGAGTACCACGTCGGCGGGATCATCTACTTCGCCTGGGCGCACAACACCCGCGACCCGCACCAGATCGCCGACCTCTCCAACGGCATCCAGCGCGCCGGTCTCGCCGGCCCCACTCCCCTGCCGCTCCTCATCTCCACCGACCAGGAGCACGGCATCGTCTGCCGCGTCGGCGAGCCCGCCACCCTGATGCCGGGCGCGATGGCGCTGGGCGCGGGCGGTTCACGCTCGGACGCCCGCCGGGCAGGGCAGATCGCGGGCGCCGAACTGGCCGCGATCGGCATCAACCAGAACTACGCCCCGGACGCCGACGTCAACGTCAACCCGGCCAACCCGGTGATCGGCGTACGCTCCTTCGGCGCCGACCCCCAGTCCGTGGCCGGGATGGTCGCCGCCCAGGTGAAGGGGTATCAGAGCAGCGGGATCGCCTCGACGGCCAAGCACTTCCCGGGCCACGGCGACACCAGCACCGACAGCCACACCGGCCTGCCCGTCATCCTCCACACCCGGGAGCAGTGGGCCGAGCTGGACGAGCCGCCGTTCCGGGCCGCGATCGCCGCGGGCATCGACTCGATCATGACCGCGCACATCGTGGTCCCGGCGCTGGACCCGGCCGAGGACCCGGCGACGCTGTCCCGCCCGATCCTCACCGGCATCCTGCGCGAGGAGCTCGGTTACGACGGTGTCGTGGTGACCGACTCGCTCGGCATGGAGGGCGTGCGGACGAAGTACGGCGACGAGCGCGTACCCGTCCTGGCGCTTCAGGCGGGCGTCGACCAGCTGCTGAACCCGCCGAGCCTCGACGTCTCCTGGAACGCCGTGCTGGCGGCCGTGAAGAGCGGTGAGATCAGCGAGGCCAGGATCGAGGAATCGATCCTGCGCATCCTGCGGCTGAAGACGAAGCTCGGGCTGTTCGACGACCCGTTCGTCAGCCACAGGGGGGTGGACCGTACCGTCGGGACGCGGGCCCACCTCACCGCCGCCGACCGGATCGCCGAGCACACCACCACGCTGCTCGCCAACGACGGCGCGGTGCTGCCGCTCTCCCGCCGCTCCCACAAGAACCTCCTCGTGGTCGGCGCCGATCCGGCCTCCCCTTCCGGCACCACCGGACCGCCGACCACCACCCTGGCCGGCGCCTTCGGTGAACTGGGGTACGCGGCAACCGCGCTGTCCACCGGCACGGCCCCCAGCCGGGCGAAGATCGACGAGGCGGTGGCGGCCGCACAGGGCAAGGACGCGGTGATCGTGGGGACGTACAACGTCTCGGCGACCAGCTCGCAGCGCACCCTGGTGAGCGCACTCGCGGCGACCGGCATCCCGGTGATCACGGTCGCGATCCGCAATCCGTACGACATCGCCCGGCTGGCCGGGACCGGGTTCGCGGCGAACCTGGCCACGTACTCCTGGACCGATGTCGAACTGCGGGCCGCCGCCCGGGTGATCGCGGGCCGCGCGGAACCGGAGGGCACCCTGCCGGTGCCGGTGCAGCGCGCGGACGATCCGACACAGGTGCTGCACCCGGTCGGATACGGGCTGACGTACTGA
- a CDS encoding S28 family serine protease, producing MRKALRGFLSLAVLIGTVSATGASAGAATAAEPTAFRNTAGRDSGTSTDIKDRILAIPGMSLIEEKPYAGYRYFILNYTQPIDHRHPSKGTFQQRITLLHKDTSRPTVFYTSGYNVSTNPSRSEPTRIVDGNQVSLEYRFFTPSRPAPADWSKLDIWQAASDQHRVFTALKQIYTKNWLATGGSKGGMTATYFERFYPKDMDGVVAYVAPNDVVNKEDSAYDRFFQGVGTKECRDKLNGVQREALVRRAPLEKKYQEYAAANGYTFDTVGSLDKAYEAVVMDYVWAYWQYSLVSDCDTIPADAKNAPDQAIWDSIDSISGFSFYTDQGLATYTPYYYQAGTQLGSPDIEQPWLGKLSRYGYQPPRNFVPRSIPMKFQPSVMRDVDSWVKHHADHMLYVYGQNDPWGAERFRLGAGARDSYVMTVAGGNHGSNVAGLAADDNAKATAAILRWAGVAPAAVQEGQAKAKPLAKFDAQLDKRDVTSERRLRP from the coding sequence ATGCGCAAGGCGCTCAGAGGGTTCCTGTCGCTCGCGGTGCTCATCGGCACGGTGAGTGCGACGGGCGCCTCGGCCGGGGCGGCCACCGCCGCGGAACCGACCGCGTTCCGGAACACGGCCGGCCGTGACAGCGGCACGAGCACGGACATCAAGGACCGCATCCTGGCCATCCCGGGAATGAGTCTCATCGAGGAGAAGCCTTACGCGGGCTACCGCTACTTCATCCTCAACTACACCCAGCCGATCGACCACCGCCACCCGTCCAAGGGCACCTTCCAGCAGCGCATCACCCTGCTGCACAAGGACACGTCCCGCCCGACGGTCTTCTACACCAGTGGCTACAACGTCTCCACGAACCCCAGCCGCTCCGAGCCGACCCGGATCGTCGACGGCAACCAGGTCTCCCTGGAGTACCGCTTCTTCACCCCCTCCCGCCCGGCGCCCGCCGACTGGTCCAAGCTCGACATCTGGCAGGCCGCCAGCGACCAGCACCGCGTCTTCACCGCGCTGAAGCAGATCTACACCAAGAACTGGCTGGCCACCGGGGGCTCCAAGGGCGGCATGACCGCCACGTACTTCGAGCGCTTCTACCCCAAGGACATGGACGGCGTCGTCGCGTACGTCGCGCCCAACGACGTGGTCAACAAGGAGGACTCGGCGTACGACCGGTTCTTCCAGGGCGTCGGCACCAAGGAGTGCCGCGACAAGCTGAACGGTGTGCAGCGCGAGGCGCTGGTCCGCCGTGCGCCGCTGGAGAAGAAGTACCAGGAGTACGCCGCGGCGAACGGCTACACCTTCGACACCGTCGGCTCGCTCGACAAGGCGTACGAGGCCGTCGTCATGGACTACGTCTGGGCCTACTGGCAGTACAGCCTGGTGTCCGACTGCGACACCATCCCGGCCGACGCCAAGAACGCCCCCGACCAGGCGATCTGGGACTCGATCGACTCGATCTCCGGCTTCTCCTTCTACACCGACCAGGGCCTGGCCACGTACACCCCGTACTACTACCAGGCGGGCACCCAGCTCGGTTCGCCCGACATCGAGCAGCCCTGGCTCGGCAAGCTGAGCCGGTACGGGTACCAGCCGCCGCGCAACTTCGTGCCGCGGTCCATCCCGATGAAGTTCCAGCCGTCGGTGATGCGCGACGTCGACAGCTGGGTCAAGCACCACGCCGACCACATGCTGTACGTGTACGGGCAGAACGACCCGTGGGGCGCGGAGCGCTTCCGGCTCGGCGCGGGCGCGCGTGACAGCTATGTCATGACCGTGGCCGGGGGCAACCACGGTTCCAACGTGGCCGGGCTCGCCGCCGACGACAACGCGAAGGCCACCGCGGCCATCCTGCGCTGGGCGGGCGTCGCCCCGGCCGCCGTGCAGGAGGGCCAGGCGAAGGCGAAGCCGCTCGCGAAGTTCGACGCACAGCTCGACAAGCGGGACGTGACGAGCGAGCGCAGGCTGCGCCCGTAA